GTCCCGGCGCGCTCCCGCGTGGCGCTGGCGAAGGCGGCGGTGCTGCTGCCGGTGCTGTTCGTGGCGGGCGTGGTGCTGTCGGGCGCGGGAACGGGTCTGGCGAGCGCGGTGAAGGACGGCCACGGCCTGCCCACCAGCTTCTCGGCGACCTTCACGGCGGCCGTGGGGACAGGCGGGTACTTCGCCCTGCTGGGGATCCTGTGCACGGGTATCGCATGGGCGTTGCGCAGCGCGGCGGGGACGCTGGTGGCGGTGATCGTGCTGCTGCTGCCGGTACCGCTGATCGTGGGCTCGCTGGGGCTGCCGGAGCTGGTGCCGTACTTCCCGGGGATCGCCGGGCTGAACGCGATGGTCGAGTCGGGGCAAACCAACCCGGTGACCCAGTCGGTGGCGCCGTACGCGCCTTGGGTCGGGTTGCTGATCTGCGCGGCTTGGGCCGGGGCGGCGCTGCTGGCGGGTGGAGCGGTGCTGCACCGCCGGGACGCCTGACCGGCCCGACGGCCCGCCCTCCCTGGGGACTGCCCCCGCTTCCAGCGTATCCGGCCCGCCCGACGGAAAGCCCCCGAAGACGGCCGTCGGAGCCCGGTTGCCCACATCCCACCATGGCTGTGGACAACCGGGCTCAAGCCACCCCGATGCCCGCCAGCACCTCCCGGGCGCTCGACCGCAGAGCCGCCGGCCCGGGCGGCGCCAGCGATCCCGTGCCGGCCAGTGCGTCGAAGATCGTCCCCTCCATCCAGTTCACCACCACTGTCGCGTGGCGCTCCGGTTCCGGAGAGCCGCGGGCCGCCAGCACCTCCGCGGCCCGGCGGCGGATCGACAACCCGCCTTCGTCGTAAACCCTCCGCAGCTCGGGGCGCCGGGTGGCCTCCAGCGCGAACTCGTACCGGGCCAGCATCCGCGTGCGG
This genomic window from Amycolatopsis mongoliensis contains:
- a CDS encoding TetR/AcrR family transcriptional regulator encodes the protein MRGLTHRAVDREAGLPVGSTSYYARTRAALLELAIARIIELDSVDAEPPPGGLAESMAGYVHEAITTGRTRMLARYEFALEATRRPELRRVYDEGGLSIRRRAAEVLAARGSPEPERHATVVVNWMEGTIFDALAGTGSLAPPGPAALRSSAREVLAGIGVA
- a CDS encoding ABC transporter permease yields the protein MTTVEVRGGGLPGAVAAEWTKFWSVRATWWCLTGAAALMLGYSTLSAIAQRYDGDQPMGGHTIAIGGGFYLTQFAVIAVATLFVTSEYAGGGIRSTLLWVPARSRVALAKAAVLLPVLFVAGVVLSGAGTGLASAVKDGHGLPTSFSATFTAAVGTGGYFALLGILCTGIAWALRSAAGTLVAVIVLLLPVPLIVGSLGLPELVPYFPGIAGLNAMVESGQTNPVTQSVAPYAPWVGLLICAAWAGAALLAGGAVLHRRDA